The Bos indicus x Bos taurus breed Angus x Brahman F1 hybrid chromosome 3, Bos_hybrid_MaternalHap_v2.0, whole genome shotgun sequence genome includes a window with the following:
- the RPS27 gene encoding 40S ribosomal protein S27 codes for MPLAKDLLHPSPEEEKRKHKKKRLVQSPNSYFMDVKCPGCYKITTVFSHAQTVVLCVGCSTVLCQPTGGKARLTEGCSFRRKQH; via the exons ATGCCT CTCGCAAAGGATCTTCTTCATCCCTCTccagaagaggagaagaggaaacaCAAGAAGAAGCGCCTGGTGCAGAGCCCCAATTCCTATTTCATGGATGTAAAATGCCCAG GATGCTATAAAATCACCACCGTCTTTAGCCATGCACAAACAGTAGTCTTGTGTGTTGGCTGCTCTACTGTCCTCTGCCAGCCTACAGGAGGAAAAGCGAGGCTTACAGAAG gatgCTCTTTCAGACGGAAGCAGCACTAA
- the LOC113886395 gene encoding 40S ribosomal protein S25: MPPKDDKKKKDAGKSAKKDKDPVNKSGGKAKKKKWSKGKVRDKLNNLVLFDKATYDKLCKEVPNYKLITPAVVSERLKIRGSLARAALQELLSKGLIKLVSKHRAQVIYTRNTKGGDAPAAGEDA, encoded by the coding sequence ATGCCGCCCAAGGACgacaagaagaagaaagatgcCGGAAAGTCGGCCAAGAAAGACAAAGATCCAGTGAACAAATCTGGGGGCAAGGCCAAAAAGAAGAAGTGGTCCAAAGGCAAAGTTCGGGACAAACTCAATAACCTAGTCTTGTTTGACAAAGCAACATATGACAAACTCTGTAAAGAAGTTCCCAACTATAAGCTTATAACTCCAGCTGTCGTCTCTGAGAGACTGAAGATTCGTGGTTCCCTGGCCAGAGCAGCCCTTCAGGAACTCCTTAGTAAAGGACTTATTAAACTGGTTTCAAAGCACAGAGCTCAAGTGATTTACACCAGAAACACCAAGGGTGGAGATGCCCCAGCTGCTGGTGAAGATGCATGA
- the RAB13 gene encoding ras-related protein Rab-13 — protein MAKAYDHLFKLLLIGDSGVGKTCLIIRFAEDNFNNTYISTIGIDFKIRTVDIEGKKIKLQVWDTAGQERFKTITTAYYRGAMGIILVYDITDEKSFENIQNWMKSIKENASAGVERLLLGNKCDMEAKRKVQKEQADKLAREHGIRFFETSAKSSMNVDEAFSSLARDILLKSGGRRLKNNNKPPSTDLKTCDKKNTNKCSLA, from the exons ATGGCCAAAGCCTACGACCACCTCTTCAAGTTGCTGCTGATCGGGGACTCAGGGGTGGGCAAGACTTGTCTGATCATTCGCTTTGCAGAGGACAACTTCAACAACACTTACATCTCCACCATCG GAATTGATTTCAAGATCCGCACTGTGGATATAGAGGGGAAAAAGATCAAACTGCAGGTCTG GGACACAGCTGGCCAAGAGCGATTCAAGACAATAACTACTGCCTATTACCGTGGAGCAATG GGCATTATCCTAGTATATGACATCACAGATGAGAAATCCTTCGAGAATATTCAGAACTGGATGAAGAGCATCAAAGAG AATGCCTCGGCTGGGGTAGAGCGCCTCTTACTGGGGAACAAGTGTGACATGGAGGCCAAGAGGAAGGTGCAGAAGGAGCAGGCTGATAAG TTGGCTCGGGAGCATGGAATCCGATTTTTTGAGACAAGTGCTAAATCCAGTATGAATGTAGATGAG GCTTTCAGTTCCCTGGCACGGGACATCTTACTCAAGTCAGGAGGCCGGAGATTG aaaaacaacaacaagccccCCAGCACTGACCTGAAAACTTGTGACAAGAAGAATACCAACAAGTGCTCCTTGGCCTGA
- the JTB gene encoding protein JTB, translating to MPAGAGRRGLPQGHHLCWLLCAFTLRLCQAEAPVREEKLSVSTSNLPCWLVEEFVVAEECAPCSNFQAKTTPECGSTGYVEKITCSSSKRSEFKSCRSALMEQRLFWKFEGAVIGLALVFACLVIVRQRQLDRKALEKVRKQIESI from the exons ATGCCAGCGGGCGCGGGGAGGCGTGGCCTCCCCCAGGGCCACCACCTCTGCTGGTTGCTCTGCGCTTTCACTTTAAGGCTCTG CCAAGCAGAGGCTCCCGTGCGGGAAGAGAAGCTGTCAG TGAGCACCTCAAATTTGCCGTGCTGGCTGGTGGAAGAGTTTGTGGTGGCCGAAGAGTGTGCTCCATGTTCTAATTTCCAGGCT AAAACCACCCCTGAGTGTGGTTCCACAGGATACGTGGAGAAAATAACATGCAGCTCATCTAAGAGGAGTGAGTTCAAAAG CTGCCGCTCAGCGCTAATGGAACAACGCTTATTCTGGAAATTTGAAGGGGCTGTCATAGGTCTGGCCTTGGTTTTTGCTTGCCTTGTCATCGTTCGTCAGCGACAACTGGACAGAAAGGCTCTGGAAAAGGTCCGGAAGCAAATTGAGTCCATATAG